A region from the Gammaproteobacteria bacterium genome encodes:
- a CDS encoding C4-dicarboxylate ABC transporter, with protein sequence MNEPSWISLLPTVLAIVLAIWSRQVYVSLAAGIWIGWTILEGWNPLTGLATAIEQTVAVLGDPGNAKVILFTLVIGAMIATLEAAGGVRGFVRWIEGNRWVTDGRRAQFLAWIIGIVIFIESNITVLVAGAVSRPLFDRFRISRERLAYIVDSTSAPICILIPLNAWGALNLGILNELGVEDALGVFIAAIPVNFYALIAFLLAGASIVWKIDLGPMKRAEMRAAEGQVLWPNAQPMVDETVLSPTPVGRIAPRARNMLVPIAVMVLTMPLGLYVTGGGSMLDGSGSTSVLWAVLVGLGAAWLMLLAQRGASLDELTRTGLKGAGGLMPLALILLLALALGSVARTLGAGEYVAQVTEGVLAPMLFLPLVFVVAGGIAFSIGSSWGTFAIMLPIAVPVAETLGMPLAPFVAAALSGGIFGDHSSPISDTTIISSMAAATDHIDHVRTQLPYALLAGGAAAVCFAVLGATL encoded by the coding sequence ATGAACGAACCCTCCTGGATTTCGCTCCTTCCCACCGTCCTCGCGATCGTGCTGGCCATCTGGAGCCGCCAGGTCTACGTGTCGCTCGCCGCGGGCATCTGGATCGGCTGGACGATCCTCGAGGGCTGGAACCCGCTCACCGGCCTCGCCACCGCCATCGAGCAGACCGTAGCGGTGCTGGGCGACCCCGGGAACGCCAAGGTGATCCTGTTCACCCTGGTGATCGGGGCGATGATCGCGACGCTGGAAGCCGCGGGCGGCGTGCGCGGGTTCGTGCGCTGGATCGAGGGCAACCGCTGGGTCACCGACGGACGCCGCGCCCAGTTCCTGGCGTGGATCATCGGCATCGTGATCTTCATCGAATCGAACATCACCGTGCTCGTGGCGGGGGCCGTGTCGCGTCCCCTCTTCGACCGCTTCCGCATTTCGCGCGAACGCCTCGCCTACATCGTCGACTCCACCTCGGCGCCCATCTGCATTCTCATCCCGCTGAACGCCTGGGGAGCCCTCAACCTGGGGATCCTGAACGAACTGGGCGTGGAGGATGCGCTCGGAGTGTTCATCGCCGCGATTCCGGTGAACTTCTACGCCCTCATCGCCTTCCTGCTCGCGGGCGCGTCGATCGTGTGGAAGATCGACCTCGGTCCCATGAAGCGGGCCGAGATGCGGGCCGCGGAGGGGCAGGTGCTGTGGCCCAACGCCCAACCGATGGTGGACGAGACCGTGCTCTCGCCCACGCCCGTGGGCCGCATCGCCCCGCGTGCGCGCAATATGCTGGTGCCGATCGCGGTGATGGTGCTGACCATGCCGCTCGGCCTGTACGTGACCGGCGGCGGATCGATGCTCGATGGGTCGGGGTCGACCAGCGTGTTGTGGGCGGTGCTGGTCGGCCTGGGGGCCGCGTGGCTGATGCTCCTGGCGCAGAGGGGCGCGAGCCTCGACGAGCTTACCCGCACCGGCCTCAAGGGCGCCGGAGGGCTGATGCCGCTGGCGCTGATCCTGCTCCTGGCCCTGGCCCTGGGGTCGGTGGCGCGCACCCTGGGCGCCGGCGAGTACGTGGCGCAGGTCACCGAGGGCGTGCTCGCGCCGATGCTCTTCCTGCCCCTGGTCTTCGTAGTCGCGGGCGGGATCGCGTTCTCGATCGGCTCGAGCTGGGGAACCTTCGCCATCATGCTGCCCATCGCGGTGCCGGTGGCGGAGACGCTGGGCATGCCGCTCGCCCCGTTCGTGGCGGCGGCCCTCTCCGGCGGCATCTTCGGCGACCACTCCTCGCCCATCAGCGACACCACCATCATCTCGTCCATGGCGGCCGCCACCGATCACATCGACCACGTGCGCACGCAGCTGCCCTACGCGCTGCTGGCCGGGGGGGCGGCGGCCGTCTGCTTCGCGGTGCTGGGGGCGACGCTCTGA
- a CDS encoding DMT family transporter — MRASPARAPRLARTPTSELDLLALVVIWGVNFSVVKVVLQEVEPLAFNALRFPFAALTVWVLLRAQGRRVLPRPGDWPRVAWLSLFGHVAYQVFFIFGLSLTLAGNASLMLATVPMWIAVLSPALGHERFSWVILGGVGITMSGLTLVILGGSAGMALGGVTLRGDLFMLASAVVWALYTVLGRRAVRRNGALEMTAWTLWLGTPAIVLMGLPGLLRTDLGSLSAGAWLGIAYAGVLAIGLAYFIWYRGVRRLGSSRTAVYSNLVPVAALLTAWLWIGETPRALQVLGAGVILAGIAVVRLAPPTRAGDRARRRAARERRRAEKAARSRRTPS; from the coding sequence ATGAGGGCCTCGCCGGCGCGCGCGCCGCGGCTGGCCCGCACCCCCACAAGCGAACTCGACCTCCTGGCCCTCGTGGTCATCTGGGGGGTGAACTTCTCGGTGGTCAAGGTGGTGCTGCAGGAGGTCGAGCCGCTGGCCTTCAACGCGCTTCGCTTCCCCTTCGCGGCACTTACGGTGTGGGTTCTCCTGCGCGCGCAGGGACGGCGCGTGCTGCCGCGCCCCGGAGACTGGCCCAGAGTCGCGTGGCTCTCGCTCTTCGGACACGTCGCATACCAGGTCTTCTTCATCTTCGGGCTCTCGCTGACGCTCGCCGGCAACGCCTCACTCATGCTGGCGACAGTCCCGATGTGGATCGCAGTCCTCTCCCCGGCGCTGGGCCACGAGCGCTTCAGCTGGGTGATTCTGGGCGGAGTCGGCATCACGATGTCGGGATTGACGCTCGTCATTCTTGGAGGATCCGCGGGGATGGCCCTCGGAGGCGTGACCCTGCGGGGAGACCTGTTCATGCTGGCCTCCGCGGTGGTCTGGGCACTCTACACGGTGCTGGGACGCCGGGCAGTGCGACGCAACGGAGCGCTCGAGATGACCGCCTGGACCCTCTGGCTGGGGACGCCCGCGATCGTTCTGATGGGTTTGCCGGGCCTGTTGCGCACCGATCTGGGGTCGCTCTCGGCGGGCGCGTGGCTGGGAATCGCCTACGCCGGGGTGCTGGCGATCGGGCTTGCATACTTCATCTGGTACAGGGGCGTGCGGCGGCTCGGCAGCAGCCGGACCGCCGTATACTCCAACCTGGTGCCGGTGGCCGCGCTGCTCACGGCCTGGCTCTGGATCGGCGAGACGCCGCGCGCGTTGCAGGTGCTCGGGGCGGGCGTCATCTTGGCGGGCATCGCCGTCGTGCGCCTGGCGCCACCAACCAGGGCGGGCGACCGGGCCCGGCGCCGCGCCGCGCGGGAACGCCGGCGAGCCGAGAAAGCGGCACGATCCAGGAGGACGCCATCATGA
- a CDS encoding serine hydrolase, producing MNSGKVALALFGTLLTAAPLAAQDSPADYIALIEGVQSPSRQGLDVLTLPEVMERFGVPGMSVAVIRDFEVHWAKAYGVADVVTGAPVDTETLFQAASISKPVTAMAALSAVQEGLFSLDDDINSILRSWSLPGRGFTDEQPVTPRLLFSHTAGLGDGHGFPGYAPDALRPTPVQIFEGDAPSNVGPVELVRPPLTAMHYSGGGTTIMQLALADARDEPFPDLMRRTVLEPAGMTRSTFEHPLPAALDANAARGHRGDGLPMGVEKWHAYAALAAAGLWTTPTDLARFAIEVQKAARGDPDRALSRASAQEMLSPVGVGSYAVGFHIEQRGQGWYFSHSGGNWGFVCYLTAHKAKGYGVVVMTNSSGGGGLYREVLERVERAYGWDSLDKPVLR from the coding sequence ATGAATTCCGGCAAGGTCGCTCTCGCCCTCTTCGGGACGCTGTTGACCGCGGCGCCTCTCGCCGCACAGGACTCCCCCGCCGACTACATCGCCCTCATCGAAGGCGTACAGAGCCCCAGCCGCCAGGGGCTGGATGTCCTTACGCTGCCGGAGGTGATGGAGCGATTCGGCGTCCCCGGGATGAGCGTCGCCGTCATCCGCGACTTCGAGGTGCACTGGGCGAAGGCGTATGGAGTTGCGGATGTGGTGACCGGCGCCCCGGTGGACACCGAAACCCTCTTCCAGGCCGCCTCCATCTCGAAGCCGGTGACCGCCATGGCGGCGCTGAGCGCCGTCCAGGAGGGCCTGTTTTCGCTGGACGACGACATCAACTCGATCCTGCGTTCGTGGTCCCTCCCGGGCAGGGGCTTCACGGACGAGCAGCCCGTTACGCCGCGGCTGCTCTTCAGCCACACCGCCGGGCTGGGTGACGGGCACGGGTTCCCCGGCTACGCGCCGGACGCTCTCCGCCCCACCCCGGTGCAGATCTTCGAGGGAGACGCGCCATCGAACGTCGGACCCGTAGAGCTGGTGCGGCCGCCCCTCACGGCCATGCACTACTCCGGCGGCGGCACCACCATCATGCAGCTGGCCCTCGCCGATGCCCGTGACGAACCCTTCCCCGACCTCATGCGCCGGACCGTCCTGGAACCGGCGGGGATGACGCGGAGCACGTTCGAGCATCCCCTTCCCGCAGCGCTCGACGCGAACGCCGCGCGCGGTCACCGGGGCGACGGGCTGCCCATGGGAGTCGAGAAGTGGCACGCGTACGCCGCACTGGCCGCAGCCGGGCTGTGGACCACGCCCACGGACCTGGCGCGCTTCGCGATCGAGGTGCAGAAGGCGGCCCGCGGCGACCCGGACCGGGCGCTGTCACGGGCGAGCGCGCAGGAAATGCTTAGCCCGGTGGGCGTGGGCTCGTATGCCGTCGGCTTCCACATCGAACAGCGCGGCCAGGGCTGGTACTTCAGCCACTCCGGAGGCAACTGGGGCTTCGTGTGCTACCTGACGGCCCACAAGGCCAAGGGGTACGGGGTAGTGGTCATGACCAACTCCTCCGGCGGAGGCGGCCTCTACCGCGAGGTGCTGGAGCGGGTCGAGCGGGCCTACGGCTGGGATTCCCTGGACAAGCCGGTGCTGCGGTAG
- a CDS encoding AMP-binding protein: MSSPQGPLPSTAAAVLAAAAAAPGRPFLFSGDGMMTYGQVESQARDLAASLHHLGIERGERLAILLPGCPEFIVAVFAAARLGIVVVPLNPRLPPLELRYRLRHSQAVAAVTPEMFEGIDYLQFAEDVLEDLPELGYVITVGEEDLWYDDQIYQFEDLVSAGRGKECPRPDVASDDLFAILYTAGTTGKPKGVELTHGNLVVPARQTVAELGVTSTDRVIGPSDIFHAFALGPAILGTASTGASIVLQESFDGDEALNLIERHGVTVHYGVPTHFLTELYQQRRMPRDLSSLRSGIVTGGPIGDPALRHVREELCPNLQVAYSLTEAGSTLSMTRAEDPPEKQRFTVGRPLPDASVRVCDGDGSVLPVESLGEIRVRGPGVMRGYHRQPDNTRRHFDADRFLHTGDMGIVDEDGYLHLVGRQGDVIIKAGFDVYPREVENRIATHPAVRDVVVVGLPDELLGEAVCACVHMIEGAMVSAEELRAWCRPSLATYKVPDRIHFFDEFPATAAGKVGRGELARLLRAEALRRHG; encoded by the coding sequence ATGAGTTCTCCGCAAGGTCCGTTGCCCTCCACTGCCGCCGCGGTACTGGCCGCCGCCGCCGCCGCTCCGGGCCGGCCGTTTCTGTTTTCCGGGGACGGCATGATGACCTACGGCCAGGTGGAGAGCCAGGCCCGCGACCTGGCGGCATCCCTGCACCACCTGGGCATCGAGCGGGGCGAGCGTCTCGCGATCCTGCTGCCCGGCTGCCCCGAGTTCATCGTGGCGGTCTTCGCGGCGGCCAGGCTGGGGATCGTCGTGGTGCCTCTGAATCCCCGCCTCCCGCCGCTGGAGCTGCGCTACCGCCTCCGTCACTCGCAGGCCGTGGCTGCGGTGACGCCCGAGATGTTCGAGGGGATCGACTACCTGCAGTTCGCCGAGGACGTGCTGGAGGATCTGCCGGAACTGGGCTATGTGATCACCGTCGGCGAAGAGGACCTCTGGTACGACGACCAGATCTACCAGTTTGAAGACCTGGTCTCGGCGGGACGGGGAAAGGAATGTCCGCGCCCGGACGTCGCCTCCGACGACCTCTTCGCGATTCTCTACACCGCCGGAACCACCGGTAAGCCGAAAGGGGTGGAGCTGACCCATGGCAACCTGGTGGTACCGGCGCGCCAGACCGTGGCGGAGCTGGGGGTGACCTCCACGGACCGCGTCATCGGGCCCAGCGACATCTTTCACGCCTTTGCGCTGGGTCCCGCCATCCTCGGCACCGCGAGCACGGGTGCGTCGATCGTGCTGCAGGAGAGCTTCGACGGCGACGAGGCGCTGAATCTGATCGAACGGCACGGCGTCACGGTGCACTACGGGGTGCCCACGCACTTTCTGACGGAGCTGTACCAGCAGCGGCGCATGCCGCGCGACCTCTCCAGCCTGCGCAGCGGCATCGTCACCGGGGGCCCCATCGGGGATCCGGCCCTGCGCCATGTGCGCGAGGAGCTTTGCCCGAACCTGCAGGTGGCCTATTCACTCACCGAGGCCGGGTCCACCCTGTCCATGACTCGCGCCGAAGATCCTCCCGAAAAGCAGCGCTTTACCGTGGGACGGCCGCTGCCCGATGCCTCGGTGCGCGTGTGCGACGGCGACGGGTCCGTGCTCCCGGTCGAGAGCCTGGGGGAGATCCGGGTTCGCGGCCCCGGCGTGATGCGCGGCTACCATCGGCAGCCCGACAATACCCGGCGGCACTTCGACGCCGACCGGTTCCTTCACACCGGCGACATGGGCATCGTGGACGAGGACGGCTACCTGCATTTGGTAGGTCGCCAGGGCGATGTTATCATTAAGGCTGGGTTCGATGTGTATCCCCGGGAAGTCGAGAACAGAATCGCGACCCACCCGGCGGTGCGGGATGTAGTGGTGGTGGGCCTCCCCGACGAACTCCTGGGTGAGGCCGTCTGCGCCTGCGTGCACATGATCGAAGGGGCCATGGTCTCGGCGGAGGAGTTGAGAGCGTGGTGCCGCCCCTCGCTGGCCACCTACAAGGTGCCCGATCGGATCCACTTTTTTGACGAATTCCCGGCGACGGCGGCCGGGAAGGTCGGACGCGGAGAACTGGCTCGCCTGTTGCGGGCCGAGGCCCTGCGCCGGCACGGCTAG
- a CDS encoding NYN domain-containing protein, translating into MINHFTRAPHVEGAGPILSSAPNAALLIDFDNVTMGIRSDLSKEIKTLLNSDIIKGKVTVQRAYADWRRYPQYIVPLSEASVDLIFAPAYGSSKKNATDIRMAIDGMELVFIRPEIGTYILLTGDSDFSSLVLKLKEYGKYVIGVGIQESSSDILVQNCDEYYSYSSIAGLQKASVGDKGKSVDPWHLVSEASKKMIERGDVMRSDRLKQVMLEMSPGFEESRHGFSKFSRFLAEAAARGLVRLRKLENGQHEILAAGGRQRDAAASPTPQQPGARSRAGGAGGPERGRVAAAPGEAESPKSEPRREGASENGTTGADPLADAYELLRRSLAEISPDNSWTRDSDVKRRMLDLDRNFDETGLGFSKFSKFLTQAHEHDVVRIRRNEAGNFVVRLPRSHRARKGDAASTGSREESETPASADGAASGASPTAAAPAPRAAPEGGEGDAASAAVDEAASAESAEPTASPSAKKGGRRTPRSPRQRMWRQSQRARERDRDERAGEDGRADTKPAFDPARLGLPTDASAVQRYLANRYRGVGEKTAERLIEAFGDRVFHVLHDSPDKVNGVLPRNRVAKLAEAWQDDFSRRSRAESKADRQATATARRTRLGRRRGSS; encoded by the coding sequence ATGATCAACCACTTCACGCGCGCCCCGCATGTCGAAGGGGCGGGCCCGATCCTGTCTTCGGCGCCCAACGCGGCGCTGCTCATCGACTTCGACAACGTGACGATGGGCATCCGGAGCGATCTTTCCAAAGAGATCAAGACGCTCCTCAACTCCGACATCATCAAGGGCAAGGTCACCGTCCAGCGGGCCTACGCCGACTGGCGGCGGTATCCCCAGTACATCGTGCCGCTCTCGGAGGCGTCGGTCGACCTGATCTTCGCGCCCGCATACGGCAGTTCGAAGAAGAACGCCACCGATATCCGCATGGCCATTGACGGCATGGAGCTGGTCTTCATTCGTCCGGAAATCGGAACCTACATTCTCCTCACGGGCGACAGCGACTTTTCCAGTCTGGTCCTGAAGCTCAAGGAGTACGGGAAGTATGTCATCGGGGTCGGGATCCAGGAATCGAGTTCCGACATCCTGGTCCAGAACTGCGACGAATACTACTCGTACTCGTCCATCGCCGGTCTCCAGAAGGCCTCCGTGGGGGACAAGGGCAAATCGGTGGACCCCTGGCATCTCGTCAGTGAGGCATCGAAGAAGATGATCGAGCGCGGGGACGTGATGCGCTCGGACAGGCTCAAGCAGGTGATGCTGGAGATGAGCCCGGGCTTCGAGGAATCCAGGCACGGGTTCAGCAAGTTCAGCAGATTCCTTGCCGAAGCTGCCGCCCGCGGCCTCGTGCGCCTGCGCAAGCTGGAGAACGGACAGCACGAGATCCTTGCCGCGGGGGGGCGTCAGCGAGATGCCGCAGCCAGCCCCACCCCTCAACAACCGGGCGCGCGCAGCCGGGCGGGGGGGGCTGGTGGGCCGGAACGCGGGCGGGTAGCTGCAGCCCCCGGCGAAGCGGAATCCCCGAAGAGCGAGCCCCGCCGCGAGGGCGCGTCCGAGAACGGGACAACGGGCGCGGACCCGCTGGCCGACGCGTACGAGCTGCTGCGCCGGTCGCTGGCGGAAATCAGCCCCGACAACAGCTGGACGCGGGATTCGGACGTGAAGCGCCGCATGCTGGATCTCGACCGGAACTTCGATGAGACCGGGCTCGGGTTCAGCAAGTTCAGCAAGTTCCTCACGCAGGCCCACGAGCACGACGTCGTACGCATCCGCCGGAACGAAGCGGGCAACTTCGTCGTGCGGCTTCCGCGGTCGCACCGGGCGCGCAAGGGCGACGCTGCCTCCACGGGATCGCGAGAGGAGAGCGAAACGCCCGCCAGCGCAGATGGAGCGGCATCCGGCGCGTCGCCAACGGCTGCGGCCCCTGCGCCGCGCGCGGCCCCCGAAGGGGGGGAAGGGGATGCCGCGTCTGCGGCGGTGGATGAGGCCGCCTCTGCAGAGTCGGCGGAGCCGACGGCGTCGCCCTCGGCAAAGAAGGGAGGGCGCCGCACACCGCGTTCGCCCCGTCAGCGCATGTGGCGCCAGAGCCAGCGGGCCCGCGAGCGCGACAGGGATGAGCGCGCCGGCGAGGACGGGCGTGCGGACACGAAACCCGCGTTCGATCCCGCCCGGCTCGGATTGCCCACCGATGCGAGCGCGGTGCAGCGCTACCTGGCCAACCGCTATCGGGGCGTGGGCGAGAAAACCGCGGAACGCCTCATCGAGGCCTTCGGCGACCGGGTGTTCCATGTGCTGCACGACTCCCCGGACAAGGTAAACGGGGTTCTGCCGCGCAATCGGGTGGCCAAGCTCGCCGAAGCCTGGCAGGACGACTTCTCCCGCCGGTCCAGGGCGGAATCGAAGGCCGACAGGCAGGCAACCGCCACGGCGCGCCGGACCCGTCTGGGACGGCGGCGCGGGTCTTCCTGA
- a CDS encoding molybdopterin molybdotransferase MoeA, producing the protein MGERPEARRDRTPATRFESRSADWLSCAEALARVMEHARALPVLRLPVEAARGMALARPVESPVTLPPWDNSAMDGYAVRGDSIEGASPEAPRTLRVTAALHAGEVGGVAVGAGEAVRIMTGTPVPEGADCVVRVEDTDAERKPGRVAVFSERDRGRNVRPAGQDMRAGETVLARGTTLGAGQLGVLAACGLTSVEVHRRPVAAVLASGDEIAPVERFAEVAAGRAIPDTNGPMLAAAVAEAGGEGVRPGIARDTEKSVREHLLRGAAQADLLITIGGASMGEGDLFKRVLDELGYEPDFWRARIRPGSPVGFGHLPVEGRAPVPVFGLPGNPASAFVTFHLLARPFISALAGHRYPFPPAVRARAGVAMGGPRGLAVYPRVRLLPASKGGWTAVLSGHQSSALVAPTGRADGLAVIPEGVQRIAEGEEVDVLLFGGPGLLSGETATGR; encoded by the coding sequence ATGGGTGAGAGGCCGGAAGCCCGGAGGGATCGGACTCCGGCGACGCGATTCGAGTCCCGCTCCGCCGACTGGCTCTCCTGCGCCGAGGCGCTGGCGCGGGTGATGGAGCACGCGCGGGCGCTTCCCGTGCTCCGGCTTCCGGTCGAGGCGGCGAGGGGCATGGCGCTGGCGCGGCCGGTGGAGAGCCCGGTCACCCTGCCCCCCTGGGACAACTCGGCCATGGACGGCTACGCGGTGCGGGGCGACTCCATCGAGGGGGCCTCTCCGGAAGCCCCCCGCACCCTGCGCGTGACTGCAGCCCTGCACGCGGGCGAGGTGGGCGGGGTAGCGGTGGGGGCGGGCGAGGCCGTGCGCATCATGACCGGCACTCCGGTCCCGGAAGGGGCCGACTGCGTGGTCCGGGTCGAGGACACCGACGCCGAGCGGAAACCGGGGCGGGTGGCGGTCTTCTCGGAGCGGGACCGGGGCCGCAACGTGCGCCCGGCCGGACAGGACATGCGGGCGGGCGAGACCGTGCTCGCGCGCGGGACCACCCTGGGCGCGGGCCAGCTCGGCGTGCTGGCGGCGTGCGGGCTCACCTCGGTGGAGGTGCACCGGCGGCCGGTGGCGGCGGTGCTCGCGAGCGGCGACGAGATCGCGCCGGTCGAGCGGTTCGCCGAGGTGGCGGCCGGGCGCGCCATCCCCGACACCAACGGTCCGATGCTGGCCGCCGCGGTGGCGGAGGCGGGGGGGGAGGGGGTGCGGCCGGGGATCGCGCGCGACACCGAAAAGAGCGTGCGCGAGCATCTGCTGCGGGGCGCCGCGCAGGCGGATCTGCTGATCACCATCGGGGGCGCGTCGATGGGCGAGGGCGACCTCTTCAAGCGAGTGCTCGACGAACTCGGGTACGAGCCCGACTTCTGGCGCGCGCGCATCCGACCGGGCAGCCCGGTCGGCTTCGGGCACCTGCCGGTCGAGGGGCGGGCGCCGGTTCCGGTGTTCGGGCTGCCGGGCAACCCGGCGTCGGCCTTTGTCACCTTCCACCTCCTGGCGCGGCCCTTCATCAGCGCGCTTGCCGGGCACCGCTACCCATTCCCTCCCGCCGTGCGGGCACGCGCGGGAGTGGCCATGGGGGGCCCCAGGGGCCTCGCGGTCTACCCGCGCGTGCGCCTGCTGCCCGCCTCGAAAGGTGGATGGACCGCGGTGCTTTCCGGCCATCAGAGTTCCGCGCTGGTCGCGCCCACGGGACGCGCCGACGGGCTGGCCGTCATTCCCGAGGGGGTGCAGCGCATCGCCGAGGGGGAGGAGGTCGACGTGCTGCTGTTCGGCGGCCCGGGCCTGCTTTCGGGCGAGACCGCAACCGGCCGATGA
- a CDS encoding DNA-3-methyladenine glycosylase: protein MSSGAAVDGALAGLLSGGARAVAPGLLGWEVESTVGGLTTSGRIVEVEAYTGPDDPASHAAERIGRTRRNASMFGPPGIAYVYLIYGMHWCLNVVTGREDFPAAVLVRALEPVTGEATMAARRGRHCDLCSGPARLCQALGVTGELDGHTLDRAPLRLVPRKPVPAEIIARSPRIGVTRARERELRFFLHGNPHVSRRTGGTR from the coding sequence GTGTCATCCGGTGCTGCCGTGGACGGGGCGCTCGCCGGCCTCCTGTCGGGTGGCGCGCGCGCGGTGGCGCCCGGCCTGCTCGGCTGGGAGGTGGAGTCGACCGTCGGCGGCCTGACGACATCGGGCCGCATCGTGGAGGTGGAGGCCTATACCGGACCGGACGACCCGGCGTCCCACGCCGCCGAGCGGATCGGCCGCACCCGCCGCAACGCCTCCATGTTCGGTCCCCCCGGCATCGCCTACGTCTATCTGATCTACGGCATGCACTGGTGCCTGAACGTCGTGACCGGCCGGGAGGACTTTCCGGCCGCGGTGCTGGTGCGCGCGCTCGAGCCGGTGACGGGTGAGGCCACGATGGCGGCGCGGCGGGGCCGGCACTGCGATCTGTGTTCCGGACCGGCGCGCCTCTGCCAGGCGCTGGGCGTCACCGGCGAACTCGACGGGCACACGCTCGACCGGGCGCCGCTCCGCCTCGTTCCCCGGAAGCCGGTTCCGGCAGAGATCATCGCGCGGTCGCCGCGCATCGGCGTGACGCGGGCGCGCGAGCGCGAACTGCGTTTCTTCCTCCACGGCAATCCTCACGTCTCCCGGCGCACAGGCGGAACCCGATGA
- a CDS encoding electron transfer flavoprotein subunit alpha/FixB family protein, whose product MSAAAVLAEPMTMPEDGSEAKMESGAGVVAAFVEQRDGSIRATAHEVVGAAAELARGLGGEVHALAVGGPGLGAECEQLGARGAGMIRVAEGAGLAQYQAERYAHIVAGMVAGGGYQAVLFSASALGADLAPRVAALLDVPLASDATGLEVVDGGLVATRPVYGGKAFARVGFDASPAVVSLRPHVFPPGTRAAAGRVEVFTPAGGAPAGGRAVDFRAASGGSVDVAEAEIVVSGGRGLRGPENWGVIEDVRDALGPTAALGASRAVVDAGWRPHGEQVGQTGKTIAPKLYFALAISGAIQHLAGMRTARTIVAVNKDADAPIFNVADYGIVGDVFEVAPVLAAEIRRLKSAGG is encoded by the coding sequence GTGAGCGCCGCTGCCGTGTTGGCCGAACCGATGACGATGCCCGAGGACGGGTCGGAGGCGAAGATGGAGTCCGGTGCAGGAGTCGTGGCTGCGTTCGTGGAGCAGCGCGACGGGAGCATCCGCGCCACGGCACACGAGGTCGTGGGGGCGGCGGCCGAACTGGCGCGCGGCCTGGGTGGAGAAGTGCACGCGCTCGCCGTGGGCGGGCCCGGCCTGGGCGCGGAGTGCGAGCAGTTGGGCGCGCGCGGGGCGGGGATGATCCGGGTGGCCGAGGGCGCCGGGCTGGCACAGTACCAGGCGGAGCGCTACGCACACATCGTCGCCGGCATGGTCGCCGGGGGCGGATACCAGGCGGTGCTCTTTTCCGCCAGCGCGCTGGGGGCCGACCTGGCGCCCAGGGTAGCGGCGCTTCTCGACGTCCCGCTGGCTTCGGATGCCACCGGCCTGGAGGTGGTGGACGGCGGGCTGGTCGCGACCCGTCCCGTATACGGGGGGAAGGCGTTCGCGCGCGTCGGCTTCGACGCCAGCCCGGCGGTGGTGTCGCTCCGTCCACATGTGTTCCCCCCGGGCACCCGCGCCGCAGCCGGCCGGGTGGAGGTCTTCACCCCGGCCGGAGGAGCGCCGGCGGGAGGGAGAGCGGTGGACTTCCGGGCCGCCTCGGGTGGAAGCGTCGACGTGGCGGAGGCGGAGATCGTGGTGTCGGGCGGCCGCGGCCTGCGCGGACCGGAGAACTGGGGCGTGATCGAGGATGTGCGCGACGCGCTGGGGCCGACCGCCGCCCTGGGCGCCTCGCGCGCGGTGGTGGACGCCGGGTGGCGCCCGCACGGCGAACAGGTGGGGCAGACCGGCAAGACCATTGCGCCCAAGCTCTATTTCGCGCTCGCCATCTCCGGGGCGATCCAGCACCTGGCCGGGATGCGAACCGCGCGCACCATCGTCGCAGTGAACAAGGACGCCGACGCGCCCATCTTCAACGTCGCCGACTACGGCATCGTCGGGGATGTATTCGAGGTGGCCCCGGTGTTGGCCGCCGAGATCCGGCGGCTGAAGAGCGCGGGCGGGTAG
- a CDS encoding electron transfer flavoprotein subunit beta/FixA family protein: protein MTVCIRRVPDTETRIRVGEDGVSIDTSGVKYIVSPYDEFALEAGLQVTEGLGAGQVTVVTVGDAGATESLKNSLAMGAHRALLLEGEITMDGLATARALAEELAETDAPLILLGVKAADDDQQQVGPMLATLLGRPCATAVTRLEVRDGHVRCHREVEGGTEVVDLPLPSVVTITKGTYEPRYATLKGIMAARRKPLERRPAQMPPARLRVLALEPPAPRPPGRIVGEGVEAVPELVRLLREEAGAL, encoded by the coding sequence GTGACCGTCTGCATCCGCAGGGTGCCCGACACCGAGACGCGGATTCGCGTCGGCGAAGACGGTGTCTCCATCGACACCAGCGGCGTGAAATACATCGTGAGCCCCTACGACGAGTTCGCCCTGGAAGCGGGGCTGCAGGTGACGGAAGGCCTGGGGGCGGGCCAGGTGACGGTGGTGACCGTGGGAGACGCGGGGGCCACGGAGAGCCTCAAGAACAGCCTGGCGATGGGCGCCCACAGGGCGCTGCTGCTCGAGGGCGAAATCACGATGGACGGGCTCGCGACCGCCAGAGCGTTGGCCGAGGAACTCGCCGAAACCGATGCCCCGCTCATCCTGCTCGGAGTGAAGGCCGCGGACGACGACCAGCAGCAGGTGGGTCCGATGCTCGCCACGCTGCTGGGACGGCCCTGCGCGACCGCGGTAACCCGGCTGGAGGTTAGGGACGGACATGTCCGCTGCCACCGCGAGGTGGAGGGCGGAACGGAGGTGGTGGATTTGCCCCTGCCGAGCGTGGTCACCATCACCAAGGGCACCTACGAGCCCCGGTACGCCACCCTGAAGGGCATCATGGCTGCGCGCCGCAAGCCGCTCGAGCGACGACCGGCCCAGATGCCCCCCGCGCGCCTGCGCGTGCTGGCGCTGGAACCCCCGGCGCCCCGACCACCGGGACGGATCGTGGGAGAGGGCGTGGAGGCGGTGCCCGAGCTGGTCCGGCTGCTGCGCGAGGAGGCGGGAGCCCTGTGA